One window from the genome of Antricoccus suffuscus encodes:
- a CDS encoding NAD-dependent epimerase/dehydratase family protein, which translates to MRILITGGAGFIGHNLVKLALDADHEVRVLDDLSNGYRDNLDGLDVDFREASLLDEGAVASAVSGIDSIVHLGALGSVPRSIKDPLRTHHANATGTLMLLDQARRAATNHVMCASSSSVYGMNPALPKGEREWVRPMSPYAVSKLATEQYVLAYQQSFEFDTLAFRFFNVYGPGQRAGHVYAAVIPTWINAILKDQPVWINGDGTNSRDFTYVGTVCAVLLDAVQRRVTHPEPVNLAFGTNTTLRHLTDELRDIHGSTFEVRHRDPRQGDVPHSQAENSTLRKLFPSVSPTELHSGLDSTYTWFTEGASQLPQ; encoded by the coding sequence ATGCGAATTTTGATCACAGGCGGCGCCGGCTTCATCGGCCACAATCTGGTCAAACTGGCCCTCGACGCAGACCATGAAGTGCGAGTACTCGATGACTTGTCAAACGGCTACCGAGACAACCTCGATGGTCTTGATGTTGATTTTCGGGAAGCGTCGCTGCTCGATGAGGGCGCGGTTGCCAGCGCAGTCTCGGGCATTGACTCGATTGTCCATCTTGGCGCGCTCGGGAGCGTGCCGCGCAGTATCAAAGATCCGTTGCGGACTCATCACGCCAACGCAACAGGCACCCTTATGCTGCTAGATCAGGCGCGACGCGCTGCCACGAACCACGTCATGTGCGCCTCATCTAGCTCGGTATATGGCATGAATCCGGCATTGCCGAAGGGTGAGCGCGAGTGGGTCCGCCCGATGAGCCCGTACGCCGTGAGCAAACTTGCGACTGAGCAGTACGTTCTTGCCTACCAGCAGTCTTTCGAGTTCGATACCCTCGCATTCCGATTCTTCAACGTCTACGGGCCGGGCCAACGCGCAGGGCATGTCTACGCAGCGGTCATCCCGACCTGGATCAACGCCATCCTCAAAGACCAGCCGGTCTGGATCAACGGCGATGGAACGAATTCTCGCGATTTCACTTACGTCGGCACCGTTTGCGCCGTCCTACTTGACGCGGTCCAGCGCCGGGTTACCCATCCGGAACCCGTCAACCTCGCCTTCGGCACTAACACGACCCTCCGCCACTTGACCGATGAATTGAGGGACATCCACGGGAGCACCTTTGAGGTCCGCCACCGGGATCCCAGGCAGGGTGATGTCCCGCATTCTCAAGCGGAGAACTCGACGCTCAGAAAACTCTTTCCTTCTGTGAGTCCAACTGAATTGCATAGTGGGCTGGATAGCACCTACACGTGGTTCACTGAAGGAGCGTCGCAGTTACCCCAGTGA
- a CDS encoding nucleotide sugar dehydrogenase, producing MLSIDSNLRIGVIGLGYVGLPLAASFARRFDVVGFDINSTRIDELSAGNDRTREISAAELESANKLRFSTTPSDLDEVDVYIVTTPTPIDEHKQPDMRAVLAASKTVGSALCPGNVVIYESTVYPGATEDDCVPVLEEMSGLSFNRDFFVGYSPERINPGDKQHRFETIMKVTSGSTDEAAEFVDSLYQTVVTAGTHRAASIKVAEAAKVIENTQRDINIALINELALIFNRLGIETQDVLAAAATKWNFLNFQPGLVGGHCIGVDPYYLTHKAQSIGYHPEVILAGRRLNDSMGAYVATTLIQAMIRAGLDIRSARVLVLGLTFKENTPDLRNTRVVDVVRELEGYGLVVDVHDPWVDTTEAKHEHGIDIIDSPEPGAYDGIVLAVAHDEFRELGAGKIRDFGKPAGQVLYDLKGALPTGTADLRL from the coding sequence GTGCTTTCGATCGACTCGAATCTCCGCATTGGCGTGATTGGTCTCGGCTATGTGGGACTTCCGCTGGCGGCGTCGTTCGCCCGGCGGTTCGACGTGGTCGGGTTCGATATTAACTCCACGAGAATCGATGAGCTTTCTGCCGGCAACGATCGGACCAGAGAGATATCCGCTGCAGAACTCGAAAGTGCGAACAAATTGCGGTTCAGCACGACTCCATCCGACCTGGATGAAGTCGATGTCTACATCGTGACGACGCCGACTCCAATCGACGAGCACAAGCAACCAGATATGCGGGCGGTCCTCGCAGCATCCAAGACAGTCGGGTCTGCACTTTGCCCGGGCAATGTCGTCATCTACGAATCAACGGTGTATCCAGGAGCGACCGAGGATGACTGCGTACCCGTCCTCGAAGAAATGAGCGGGCTCTCGTTCAATCGCGACTTCTTCGTCGGCTATAGCCCCGAGCGCATCAACCCGGGAGACAAGCAACACCGGTTCGAAACAATCATGAAGGTGACCTCGGGGTCGACCGACGAAGCTGCCGAGTTTGTCGACTCGCTCTATCAGACGGTGGTCACCGCCGGAACGCATCGGGCCGCGTCGATCAAGGTCGCCGAAGCCGCGAAGGTAATTGAGAATACCCAGCGAGACATCAATATTGCATTGATAAACGAACTAGCGCTGATCTTTAACCGGCTCGGCATCGAGACCCAGGACGTCCTCGCCGCCGCAGCGACCAAGTGGAATTTCCTGAACTTCCAGCCGGGTCTGGTGGGCGGCCACTGCATCGGCGTGGATCCTTATTACCTCACCCACAAGGCGCAATCCATCGGGTACCACCCGGAAGTAATCCTCGCGGGTCGGCGGCTCAACGACAGCATGGGCGCATACGTTGCAACAACGCTTATTCAAGCTATGATTCGCGCCGGACTCGACATTCGCTCCGCGCGGGTATTGGTTCTGGGTCTGACCTTCAAGGAGAATACTCCCGATCTTCGCAACACCCGAGTCGTCGATGTCGTCCGGGAACTCGAGGGATATGGCCTCGTAGTCGATGTTCACGACCCGTGGGTAGACACCACCGAGGCGAAACACGAACACGGGATTGACATCATCGACTCCCCCGAGCCAGGCGCGTATGACGGCATCGTCCTCGCTGTCGCGCACGATGAATTCCGTGAACTCGGCGCAGGAAAAATTCGTGACTTCGGAAAACCAGCCGGCCAAGTTCTATACGATCTCAAGGGCGCGCTCCCTACCGGGACCGCCGACCTCCGTCTCTAA
- a CDS encoding fumarylacetoacetate hydrolase family protein, translating to MRWATYSSPDGTTRTGVVERELIYGLDSTRPLVELLADAGSLAEAGAHARQNPREQVEWNSVTIHSPLQPPSLRDSMCFHEHIRNCRGGGEIDPRHSLYPAFYISNPAAVVGPHDDVPISPGCEKFDYELEVAAVIGKPGTNIAPADANEHIIGYTMYCDWSARDLQMDEMQLGLGPAKGKDSATTLGPVLITADELEPVRSGKGFDLTMTASINGEQISKGNWSTIDWSFDDVVAYTSRGTTLRTGDVLGSGTVGRGCLYEHSLTAPDTFRGWLKPGDEVLLEVEKIGQLRQKVTPSLPVHRLSSGH from the coding sequence ATGCGTTGGGCAACTTACTCATCACCGGACGGTACGACGAGGACCGGAGTCGTCGAGCGCGAGCTCATCTATGGTCTCGACTCCACGAGGCCTCTGGTCGAGCTCCTCGCAGACGCGGGCTCGCTCGCCGAGGCCGGCGCACACGCGCGGCAGAACCCGCGTGAGCAGGTTGAGTGGAACTCCGTCACCATCCACTCCCCCTTGCAGCCACCGTCGCTGCGCGACTCGATGTGCTTCCACGAGCACATCCGCAACTGTCGCGGCGGCGGCGAGATCGACCCTCGGCACAGCCTCTACCCGGCGTTCTACATCTCCAACCCGGCCGCGGTCGTCGGCCCGCACGACGACGTACCGATCTCCCCCGGCTGCGAGAAATTCGACTATGAGCTCGAAGTCGCCGCTGTCATCGGCAAACCGGGCACCAACATCGCACCAGCGGACGCAAACGAGCACATCATCGGCTACACGATGTACTGCGACTGGAGCGCACGGGACCTGCAGATGGACGAGATGCAACTCGGCCTTGGACCGGCAAAAGGCAAGGACAGCGCCACCACTCTCGGTCCGGTGCTCATCACGGCCGACGAGCTGGAGCCAGTGCGCTCCGGCAAGGGCTTCGACCTGACGATGACCGCGTCGATCAACGGCGAGCAGATCAGCAAGGGCAACTGGTCGACCATCGACTGGTCCTTCGACGACGTCGTGGCCTACACATCCCGAGGTACGACGCTGCGCACGGGCGACGTGCTCGGGTCGGGCACGGTCGGTCGCGGCTGCCTCTACGAGCACTCTCTCACCGCGCCGGACACCTTCCGCGGCTGGCTCAAGCCAGGCGACGAGGTGCTGCTCGAGGTCGAGAAGATCGGACAGCTGCGACAGAAGGTCACCCCCAGCCTGCCGGTACACCGCCTCAGCTCCGGCCACTAG
- a CDS encoding MBL fold metallo-hydrolase: MIDLNYPRGLHDLGNGCYSWMLPDGSWGWSNSGLITGKGESLLVDTHFDLALTQEMLDGIAHLTKDAPLKYAAITHSNGDHYFGNELLPDGTEIIASKATNADMTQADVTRIQGMKSLEGAAGDFARSIFGPFDFSGITATPATRTFEGETTVDVGGVEVQLIQVGPAHTAGDIIAYVPSAKTLYAGDILFIGGTPIAWAGPLQRWIDACDLMLGLDVETVVPGHGPVTDKSGIIANRDYLSFVQEKATEAFHKGVTAQDAARNMDLGKFAELNERGRVVQNVLNVYHQLDPAHPAPEILDIFEEIARLEGFGEPATKGN, translated from the coding sequence ATGATCGACCTCAACTACCCCCGAGGGCTGCACGATCTCGGGAACGGCTGCTACTCGTGGATGCTTCCCGACGGCAGCTGGGGCTGGAGCAACTCCGGCCTGATCACCGGCAAGGGCGAGTCGCTATTGGTGGACACGCACTTCGATCTCGCGCTCACCCAGGAGATGCTCGACGGCATCGCCCATCTCACCAAGGACGCGCCGCTGAAGTACGCCGCAATCACGCACTCCAACGGCGACCACTACTTCGGCAACGAGCTGCTGCCTGACGGCACCGAGATCATCGCGTCTAAAGCGACCAACGCGGACATGACCCAGGCCGATGTAACCCGGATCCAGGGCATGAAGTCACTCGAGGGTGCGGCGGGCGACTTCGCACGCTCCATCTTCGGGCCGTTCGACTTCTCCGGTATCACCGCCACCCCGGCGACGCGCACCTTCGAGGGCGAGACCACGGTCGACGTCGGCGGCGTCGAGGTGCAGCTGATCCAGGTCGGCCCCGCACACACCGCGGGCGACATCATCGCCTACGTGCCGTCCGCGAAGACCCTGTACGCCGGGGACATCCTCTTCATCGGGGGTACGCCGATCGCGTGGGCCGGTCCGCTCCAGCGGTGGATCGACGCCTGCGACCTGATGCTCGGACTCGACGTCGAGACCGTCGTACCCGGCCATGGTCCGGTCACCGACAAGTCCGGCATCATCGCGAACCGCGACTACCTCAGCTTCGTCCAGGAGAAAGCGACCGAGGCCTTCCATAAAGGCGTCACCGCGCAGGACGCTGCGCGCAACATGGACCTGGGCAAATTCGCCGAGCTCAATGAGCGCGGCCGCGTGGTCCAGAACGTCCTCAACGTCTACCACCAGCTCGATCCTGCACATCCCGCACCCGAAATCCTCGACATCTTCGAGGAGATCGCACGACTCGAAGGCTTCGGCGAGCCAGCAACGAAGGGCAACTGA
- a CDS encoding ABC transporter ATP-binding protein → MSSLLEVTDLSKTFKVRRRGKKQQVAAVRGVSFTLDESTTLGLVGESGSGKSTAARLMLRLIPADSGSVMLRGTDVMAAGTKQMRTIQRSMPMVFQDPYSSLDPTWLIGDIVTEPEMLADTLTRGNRRTRAKELIDLVGLPSSFVDRYPYELSGGQRQRIAIARALGCKPELVVADEAVAALDVSTRASIIGLLQDLQQETGVGYLFISHDLALVQTISDYVAVMYLGQIVEFGPTADVYSTPGHPYTRALIDAVPVPDPVVQRQKERIRVTGEIPSALNIPSGCTFRTRCPFATDLCTQQEPPRIQVGEEQFATCHYATPYHGTSQSSGVLQRTEGNS, encoded by the coding sequence ATGAGTAGCCTGCTCGAGGTCACCGACCTGTCGAAGACGTTTAAGGTACGCCGCCGCGGCAAGAAGCAGCAGGTCGCCGCCGTGCGCGGGGTGTCCTTCACGCTCGATGAGAGTACGACGCTAGGGCTGGTTGGCGAGTCTGGCTCTGGCAAGTCCACGGCCGCGCGGCTGATGCTGCGCCTGATCCCCGCCGACAGTGGCTCGGTGATGCTGCGCGGCACCGATGTGATGGCCGCGGGCACCAAGCAGATGCGCACGATTCAGCGCAGCATGCCGATGGTCTTCCAGGACCCCTACTCCTCGCTCGATCCGACGTGGCTGATCGGCGACATCGTCACCGAACCCGAGATGCTGGCCGACACCCTCACCCGCGGCAATCGGCGTACCCGCGCCAAGGAGCTGATCGACCTCGTCGGACTCCCGTCGAGCTTCGTCGACCGCTACCCATACGAGCTGTCCGGTGGCCAGCGGCAGCGCATCGCGATCGCGCGGGCGCTCGGTTGCAAACCCGAGCTCGTGGTCGCCGACGAGGCGGTCGCCGCGCTCGACGTCTCGACCCGTGCCAGCATCATCGGCCTCTTGCAGGATCTGCAGCAGGAGACCGGCGTCGGCTACCTCTTCATCTCGCACGACCTCGCCCTCGTCCAGACGATCAGCGACTACGTCGCGGTGATGTACCTCGGCCAGATCGTCGAATTCGGTCCGACTGCCGACGTCTACTCCACGCCCGGCCACCCCTATACCCGGGCGCTGATCGACGCCGTACCCGTGCCGGACCCCGTCGTGCAGCGGCAGAAGGAGCGGATCCGGGTGACCGGCGAGATCCCGAGCGCTCTGAACATCCCGTCGGGCTGCACCTTCAGGACCCGATGCCCGTTTGCCACCGATCTTTGCACCCAGCAAGAACCACCGCGGATCCAAGTCGGCGAAGAACAGTTCGCCACATGTCATTACGCCACCCCGTACCACGGCACAAGCCAATCGTCTGGCGTCTTACAACGAACGGAAGGTAACTCATGA
- a CDS encoding ABC transporter ATP-binding protein: MSTDVNVLEVTDLVVEAQTRNGAITIVDGVSLSIAPGETLGLVGESGSGKSMTALAILRLLGSGVHITSGQVKINGTDLTTLGAEQMRAIRGHKVGMVFQEPMTALDPAYSVGEQIAEGVRQHLGWSKKKAWARAVEMLDRVGIPSAAKRASDYPHHFSGGMRQRVVIAIALACEPALLLADEPTTALDVTVQDQILGLLKDLQEQENLAVLFISHDLGVIADICDRVAVMYAGQVVESTDVMDLFAQTQHPYTEALLRSIPSGQNRRLVPIPGMVPTFDQMPAGCRFAPRCTLARDECRVGPIDLRPIEGAHLARCLFPARERVEVI; the protein is encoded by the coding sequence TTGAGCACCGACGTAAATGTCCTCGAGGTCACCGACCTCGTCGTCGAGGCGCAAACCCGCAACGGCGCGATCACGATCGTGGACGGGGTGTCCCTGTCCATCGCTCCCGGCGAGACCCTCGGGCTGGTCGGCGAGTCCGGATCGGGAAAGTCGATGACCGCGCTGGCGATCTTGCGCCTGCTCGGATCCGGCGTACACATCACCTCCGGCCAGGTCAAGATCAACGGCACCGACCTCACCACCCTCGGCGCGGAACAGATGCGCGCAATCCGTGGGCACAAGGTCGGCATGGTCTTCCAGGAGCCGATGACCGCGTTGGACCCGGCGTACTCCGTGGGCGAGCAGATCGCCGAAGGTGTGCGGCAGCATCTGGGCTGGTCGAAGAAGAAGGCGTGGGCGCGTGCGGTGGAGATGCTCGACCGGGTCGGCATCCCATCGGCGGCGAAACGTGCCAGCGACTACCCGCACCACTTCAGCGGCGGGATGCGCCAGCGCGTGGTCATCGCGATCGCGCTGGCCTGCGAGCCGGCGCTGTTGCTGGCCGACGAGCCGACCACCGCGCTCGACGTGACCGTCCAGGACCAGATCCTCGGCCTGCTCAAGGACCTTCAGGAGCAAGAAAATCTGGCGGTCCTGTTCATTTCGCACGACCTGGGCGTCATCGCGGACATCTGTGACCGGGTCGCGGTGATGTACGCCGGGCAGGTCGTCGAGTCCACCGATGTGATGGACCTTTTCGCGCAGACTCAGCACCCCTACACCGAAGCGCTGCTGCGCTCGATCCCGAGCGGGCAGAACCGGCGGCTCGTACCGATTCCCGGGATGGTGCCGACGTTTGACCAGATGCCCGCCGGCTGCCGGTTCGCGCCGCGCTGCACCCTGGCGCGCGACGAGTGCCGCGTCGGTCCGATCGACCTGCGACCGATCGAGGGCGCACACCTGGCCCGATGCCTGTTTCCCGCACGCGAGCGAGTGGAAGTCATATGA
- a CDS encoding ABC transporter permease, with protein sequence MNTTSEVSETGQAPVVAYDGESSGGRFWRRFRAQKFAMVMLAVIVLLIVVAIAAPWIMPDSPTAQTLSNTLAKPSGAHLLGTDDLGRDFLSRLIAATRVTMYAGALATVISVAIGLPLGLIAGYKRGAVDATLSRINDALMAIPTLLLAMAIVAVLGFGVTKAMLAIGIATAPRFFRIARGMAIVVREETFIEAARSIGCPMTKIIRTHVLPNVLSPLIVQISLTVGFSILFEAGLSFLGLGVQAPDASWGSLLQKAVTYASTNPLLVLLPGLLILLTVLAFNTVGDAIRDSLGREVRR encoded by the coding sequence ATGAACACCACCTCAGAGGTTTCCGAGACAGGCCAGGCGCCGGTTGTCGCATACGACGGCGAGTCCAGCGGCGGGCGCTTCTGGCGACGCTTCCGCGCGCAGAAATTCGCGATGGTGATGCTCGCGGTCATCGTCCTGCTGATCGTCGTCGCGATCGCGGCTCCGTGGATAATGCCAGACAGCCCCACGGCGCAAACCTTGTCCAACACCCTTGCAAAACCGTCCGGCGCCCACCTGCTCGGCACCGACGACCTCGGCCGGGACTTCTTGTCCCGGTTGATCGCCGCGACTCGGGTGACGATGTACGCCGGCGCGCTGGCGACCGTGATCAGTGTGGCAATCGGACTTCCTCTCGGGCTCATCGCCGGCTACAAACGCGGCGCGGTCGACGCGACCCTCAGCCGGATCAACGATGCGCTGATGGCCATCCCGACCCTGCTTCTCGCGATGGCGATCGTCGCGGTGCTGGGCTTTGGCGTAACCAAGGCGATGTTGGCCATCGGCATCGCCACCGCCCCACGGTTCTTCCGGATCGCGCGCGGCATGGCCATCGTCGTACGGGAAGAGACGTTCATCGAGGCAGCACGCTCGATTGGCTGCCCGATGACCAAGATCATCCGCACCCACGTGCTGCCCAACGTGCTCTCCCCGCTCATCGTGCAGATCTCGCTGACCGTCGGCTTCTCGATCCTGTTTGAAGCCGGTCTGAGCTTCCTCGGCCTCGGCGTACAGGCGCCCGACGCATCGTGGGGATCGCTGCTGCAGAAGGCCGTCACCTACGCCTCGACCAATCCGCTACTCGTCCTCTTACCCGGGCTGCTGATCTTGCTGACGGTGCTGGCTTTCAACACCGTCGGGGACGCGATCCGGGACTCACTGGGCAGGGAGGTACGACGTTGA
- a CDS encoding ABC transporter permease, translated as MLRQILSRLGMMVVLIWIVSLAVFALTLLIPGDPTLTLLGDNATTDQIASLRAALGLDEPFIVRYWNWFAGLLHGDLGTSLFSSYNVGSAIASRIWVTISLVVGALIVSMVVGTIVGVIAGSRPGSLLDRAMLFLSSVGIALPNFWLGILLVTFFGVSLGLFPTGGYVPFTEDPIQWVSHLALPVVTLAAGGAAEVARQARASVIDTLQLDFIRTLHAKGIKPRTILIKHALRSALIPVVTVAGLQVSRLFGLSVLIESVFAIPGIGTLMIKAVFDRDIPMVQGTVLLATVVVVLVNLLVDLAYGWLNPKAAE; from the coding sequence GTGTTGCGTCAGATTCTCAGTCGCCTGGGCATGATGGTGGTGCTCATCTGGATCGTGTCACTTGCGGTGTTCGCGTTGACGCTCCTCATCCCAGGCGACCCGACGCTCACGCTCCTCGGCGATAACGCCACAACCGACCAGATCGCCTCCCTCCGGGCAGCGCTCGGGTTGGACGAGCCGTTCATCGTCCGCTACTGGAACTGGTTCGCGGGCCTGCTGCATGGCGATCTCGGCACATCGCTGTTCTCCAGCTACAACGTCGGATCCGCGATCGCCAGTCGGATCTGGGTCACGATCTCGTTGGTGGTCGGCGCGCTCATCGTGTCGATGGTTGTCGGGACGATCGTCGGCGTCATCGCCGGCTCTCGTCCCGGCAGCCTGCTCGACCGAGCAATGCTGTTTCTATCGTCTGTCGGGATCGCGCTGCCGAACTTCTGGCTCGGGATCCTGCTGGTGACATTCTTTGGTGTGAGCCTCGGCCTGTTCCCGACCGGCGGCTATGTGCCGTTCACCGAAGACCCGATCCAATGGGTGTCGCACCTCGCGCTCCCCGTCGTCACCTTGGCCGCCGGCGGCGCAGCGGAGGTCGCGCGGCAGGCCCGCGCCAGCGTGATCGACACCCTGCAGCTGGACTTCATCCGCACACTGCACGCCAAAGGGATCAAGCCGCGCACCATCCTGATCAAGCACGCGCTGCGCAGCGCCCTGATCCCGGTCGTCACCGTCGCCGGACTGCAGGTGAGCAGGCTGTTCGGCCTCTCGGTGCTGATCGAGTCGGTGTTCGCGATCCCTGGCATCGGCACGCTCATGATCAAAGCGGTCTTCGACCGTGACATCCCGATGGTCCAGGGCACCGTGCTGCTGGCCACCGTCGTCGTCGTGCTGGTCAACCTGCTGGTCGATCTCGCGTACGGCTGGCTCAACCCAAAGGCAGCAGAATGA
- a CDS encoding ABC transporter substrate-binding protein yields MPRTQNRFLRGALIGAVASTMMLAGCAGTGSGSSGEPKGAADPNATLRFGYGTDGGKNYDPVTAANQFVPGFLLPVYDRLFDLDEDGKVVPMLAESSEYSADGLSLTLKLRKDVKFHDGTAFNADAVKANIERGKTNAKSTIKPDLATVETVDVVDPQTVKLNLNAPNGALTAILADRAGMMVSPTAMSNPDLDLMPVGAGPYKVTADDPGVKVSYERFEGYYNLNKNAVKKIEMMIQLDPETRLRSVTTNELDATSINMNQLDSAKNQGIRLADPAKVSTATYLVYLNMSRNPALANPKVREALSLAIDRSGINKGLLGGACDPTAQMFPKGYWAASTDVPKDAIAQDTKKAKTLLTEAGYPDGFEMSLAAINVQQYSNVAEALAEQFEKIGIKVDLQITEPVQLLGNFNAQKVTDAYTSVWPGAGDPSRTVSSLYLPTGLFNPGALDIPEVTKLAAEGLAGKDQAARAKSYQALSKVTIEQHMHLPICSASLPTAMTDKVRGIPSTVASVVDLRNVEITK; encoded by the coding sequence ATGCCACGTACACAAAACCGCTTTCTACGCGGCGCCCTCATAGGCGCCGTCGCCAGCACAATGATGCTCGCCGGCTGTGCCGGCACCGGCTCCGGCTCCTCTGGTGAACCAAAGGGGGCCGCCGACCCAAATGCCACGCTCAGGTTCGGATATGGCACGGACGGTGGCAAGAACTACGATCCAGTCACCGCGGCCAACCAGTTCGTCCCCGGTTTCCTGCTTCCGGTCTACGACCGCCTCTTCGACCTGGACGAGGACGGCAAGGTCGTCCCAATGCTCGCCGAGTCCAGCGAGTACAGCGCGGATGGACTTTCCCTCACCCTGAAGCTGCGCAAAGACGTGAAGTTCCACGACGGGACCGCGTTCAACGCCGATGCCGTCAAGGCGAACATAGAACGCGGCAAGACCAACGCGAAGTCGACCATCAAGCCCGACCTGGCCACCGTTGAGACGGTCGATGTCGTCGACCCGCAGACGGTCAAGCTCAACCTCAACGCGCCAAACGGCGCGCTCACCGCCATCCTGGCCGATCGCGCCGGGATGATGGTCAGCCCGACGGCGATGAGCAACCCGGACCTTGACCTGATGCCGGTCGGCGCAGGCCCATACAAAGTCACCGCCGACGACCCCGGCGTCAAGGTCAGCTACGAACGCTTCGAGGGTTACTACAACCTCAACAAGAACGCCGTCAAGAAGATCGAGATGATGATCCAGCTCGATCCAGAGACGCGGCTGCGCAGCGTTACGACCAACGAGCTCGATGCCACGAGCATCAACATGAACCAGCTCGACTCGGCCAAGAACCAGGGGATTCGGCTTGCCGACCCTGCGAAGGTGAGTACGGCGACGTACCTCGTCTACCTCAACATGTCGCGGAACCCCGCCCTGGCCAATCCAAAGGTGCGCGAGGCGCTCTCGCTGGCCATAGATCGAAGCGGCATCAACAAGGGCCTGCTCGGTGGCGCGTGTGATCCGACTGCGCAGATGTTCCCGAAGGGGTACTGGGCCGCGTCCACGGACGTCCCGAAGGACGCGATTGCACAAGATACAAAGAAGGCGAAGACGCTGCTGACCGAGGCGGGCTACCCGGACGGCTTCGAGATGTCGCTCGCGGCGATCAACGTCCAGCAGTATTCCAACGTCGCGGAGGCCCTGGCTGAGCAGTTCGAGAAGATCGGAATCAAGGTCGACCTTCAGATCACCGAACCGGTGCAGTTGCTCGGAAACTTCAACGCGCAGAAGGTCACCGACGCCTACACGTCGGTCTGGCCCGGCGCCGGCGATCCGTCACGGACCGTGTCCAGCCTCTACCTACCGACCGGGCTGTTTAACCCCGGCGCTCTCGACATCCCCGAGGTGACGAAGCTAGCCGCCGAGGGCCTGGCGGGCAAGGACCAGGCCGCTCGCGCGAAGTCCTACCAGGCGCTGTCGAAGGTGACGATCGAGCAGCACATGCATCTGCCGATCTGCAGCGCGAGCCTGCCGACCGCGATGACGGACAAGGTGCGCGGTATCCCGAGCACCGTCGCCAGCGTGGTCGATCTGCGCAACGTCGAAATCACCAAGTAG
- a CDS encoding AsnC family transcriptional regulator, with the protein MRDQNVAELDDLDKSIVGALQQNGRASNVEIGRALGVSEKTVRSRIARLTSDRGLRISAVLDEPIAAVQMLYLIDAEPGRRFHLAEELAMHPSVNNVLLANGAADLIVGASFSDADNALKFLVNTIEGSADVRSSTDCTIISRIGADETAMHSDARVPEIDSDVLLEATLHPPAFSHLNEILEWMCHTAARAFGADHALSLIYAPERTPEIPASPRVLGAGTFGFSPTYLDRISERLKSGTNVGVIRRCLETRQHVYVDDARTSPLMKGAEDVIRSEGYISMLAVPVLFGSIPFGVSTIYFDRPTTIDEHYVATIQRFIDQCAFAIARVEEGVTEYLLGGRLEN; encoded by the coding sequence GTGCGTGACCAAAACGTTGCCGAACTAGATGACCTGGACAAGTCAATAGTTGGCGCGCTGCAGCAGAACGGTCGCGCTTCAAACGTGGAGATCGGGCGTGCGCTCGGGGTAAGCGAGAAGACCGTCCGATCGCGAATTGCGCGCCTGACCAGCGACCGAGGACTCCGAATATCGGCGGTGCTGGACGAGCCGATCGCAGCCGTGCAGATGCTGTATCTGATTGATGCCGAGCCAGGACGGCGGTTTCATCTTGCCGAAGAATTAGCGATGCACCCGTCGGTCAACAACGTGCTGCTCGCCAACGGAGCCGCGGACCTTATCGTCGGCGCGTCGTTCTCCGATGCCGATAACGCGCTCAAGTTCTTGGTGAACACGATCGAGGGTTCGGCCGACGTGCGCTCATCCACAGACTGCACGATCATCTCGCGGATCGGCGCCGATGAAACCGCGATGCACTCGGATGCGCGCGTTCCGGAAATCGACTCCGATGTGCTGCTGGAGGCGACCCTGCATCCGCCGGCGTTTTCCCACCTCAACGAGATTCTCGAGTGGATGTGCCACACTGCGGCGCGTGCGTTCGGCGCCGATCACGCGCTGTCCCTCATCTACGCGCCTGAGCGCACGCCCGAGATTCCAGCGTCGCCGCGTGTGCTAGGTGCTGGAACCTTCGGTTTCTCGCCGACCTATCTCGATCGGATCAGCGAACGGCTAAAGAGCGGCACAAACGTCGGCGTCATTCGGCGTTGCCTCGAGACCCGTCAGCACGTCTATGTCGACGATGCGAGGACGAGTCCGCTAATGAAGGGCGCTGAGGATGTCATTCGCAGCGAGGGGTACATTTCGATGCTCGCGGTCCCCGTGCTGTTCGGATCGATTCCGTTCGGAGTGTCGACGATCTACTTCGATCGACCGACGACGATTGACGAGCACTACGTCGCGACGATCCAGCGCTTCATCGACCAATGCGCCTTCGCGATTGCGCGGGTCGAGGAAGGCGTAACCGAGTATCTCCTGGGTGGCCGACTCGAAAACTAG